The following coding sequences are from one Haloarcula taiwanensis window:
- a CDS encoding 3-octaprenyl-4-hydroxybenzoate carboxy-lyase: MAVNSLREYLDLLDTTGWLCPFDQPVSWDLEASAATMLANIRDGPIPVFESVTGIETESKLVGDPYRGPQTRPWNHFAQALGHPDGLSGRTYYDRVIERLNAPKAPRTVANHQAPCKETVRTGNEVDLLSFPWPYIHEGDGGRYSNHHTIVAPDPDTEWGTWSSHRMMIHDSSRASLLLLAGEQVPNRYYYDYEPRGEPMPVAVVIGSEPTVESTADMWIPTGRSEAAFAGGLKDAPVDLVQCETNDLYVPATAELVLEGHVRPDDRLDEGPFGDYFGYMNGPRRSMPVFEVDAITHRDEPHIPFCVEGSGVGYGQNSTSTLRLVAAGPDATVGLRAAGFDVSMAVPWRFTSRTVWVIATDRPYPGYLHELANFIFTTWGMLHIDFFVFVDAAVDPLDPRAVLTAIALEADPDADFHQFGVERMPKVPLNIYQTPDEKGSADVGTSKAKTAKAYIDATTDGDATDTTATTETRKRAQVRLVEAGLDAARFDRLDEREEQSQ; the protein is encoded by the coding sequence ATGGCGGTCAATTCCCTCCGTGAGTACCTCGATTTGCTCGACACGACCGGCTGGCTCTGTCCGTTCGACCAGCCAGTGTCGTGGGACCTTGAAGCGAGTGCAGCCACGATGCTTGCCAATATCCGTGACGGACCGATTCCTGTTTTCGAGTCCGTCACAGGGATTGAGACGGAGTCGAAACTGGTTGGGGACCCGTACCGCGGCCCGCAGACTCGCCCCTGGAATCACTTCGCACAAGCGCTGGGGCACCCAGACGGTCTTTCGGGCCGTACGTACTACGACCGAGTGATTGAGCGCCTCAACGCGCCGAAAGCGCCTCGAACTGTCGCAAATCACCAAGCCCCTTGTAAAGAAACAGTGCGGACAGGGAACGAGGTTGACCTCCTGTCGTTCCCGTGGCCGTACATCCACGAGGGTGACGGGGGACGGTACTCGAATCACCACACCATCGTCGCACCGGACCCCGACACGGAGTGGGGGACTTGGTCGAGCCATCGCATGATGATCCACGACAGCTCCCGGGCCAGTCTGCTGTTACTGGCCGGTGAACAGGTTCCTAACCGCTACTACTACGACTACGAGCCGCGTGGCGAACCGATGCCAGTCGCGGTCGTCATCGGTTCGGAACCCACCGTCGAGAGTACTGCAGATATGTGGATCCCGACTGGACGGAGTGAAGCGGCCTTCGCGGGCGGCCTGAAAGACGCGCCTGTCGACCTCGTCCAGTGCGAAACCAATGACCTGTACGTCCCGGCGACGGCCGAGCTAGTTCTCGAAGGGCACGTTCGACCCGACGACCGACTCGACGAGGGCCCGTTCGGAGACTATTTCGGCTACATGAACGGTCCGCGTCGCTCTATGCCGGTGTTCGAGGTCGATGCAATCACCCACCGGGACGAACCGCACATCCCGTTTTGCGTCGAGGGGAGCGGCGTCGGATACGGGCAGAACTCGACCAGCACGCTGCGACTCGTCGCAGCCGGACCCGACGCGACTGTCGGGCTCCGAGCCGCCGGATTCGATGTTTCGATGGCGGTCCCGTGGCGATTCACGTCCCGCACCGTCTGGGTCATCGCGACGGACCGACCGTATCCGGGGTATCTCCACGAACTGGCGAACTTTATTTTCACGACGTGGGGGATGCTTCACATCGACTTTTTCGTCTTTGTCGACGCTGCTGTCGACCCACTTGACCCACGGGCAGTCTTGACAGCTATCGCACTTGAGGCAGACCCCGATGCCGACTTCCACCAGTTCGGCGTCGAGCGGATGCCGAAAGTCCCGCTCAACATCTACCAGACGCCCGACGAGAAGGGCAGTGCGGATGTGGGGACTTCGAAGGCGAAGACGGCCAAAGCCTACATCGACGCGACGACTGACGGTGACGCGACGGACACGACGGCGACCACAGAAACTCGTAAGCGAGCCCAGGTACGGCTGGTCGAAGCGGGACTGGACGCTGCGCGGTTCGACCGACTTGATGAACGGGAGGAGCAATCACAGTGA
- a CDS encoding ubiD operon protein, with the protein MSSHYITSADHLPEEEQTETTLQITDAQTKRIFEARVRIARDPAELTDPDPLTIVAGPHESVSETRYVELLDETDETGIDHELVAHLAAEQETASNILNTRSDDLKVLLQYLVETGEYESTSDALREIAFDHLATERPALLDAYAEVRREFDDDPLRRVLEEQE; encoded by the coding sequence ATGTCGAGCCACTACATCACGTCAGCGGACCATCTTCCAGAGGAAGAACAGACCGAAACCACACTGCAGATTACGGATGCCCAGACGAAACGCATTTTCGAAGCGCGCGTTCGGATTGCCAGGGACCCTGCTGAACTCACTGACCCGGACCCTCTAACAATCGTCGCCGGACCACACGAGAGTGTCAGTGAGACCAGATACGTCGAATTGCTCGACGAGACTGACGAGACCGGTATTGATCACGAGCTAGTCGCTCATCTGGCGGCTGAACAGGAGACGGCGTCGAATATCCTCAATACTCGCTCTGACGACCTGAAAGTACTCTTGCAGTATCTCGTCGAGACCGGCGAGTACGAGTCAACGTCCGATGCGCTTCGGGAAATCGCGTTCGACCACCTCGCCACGGAACGACCGGCACTCCTTGACGCTTACGCGGAAGTCCGTCGCGAATTTGATGACGACCCACTCAGGCGGGTCCTCGAAGAACAGGAGTGA
- a CDS encoding bacterio-opsin activator, whose translation MREFVFEIRYNDGVDELMDLFIETPEARSTTFLCSMGNAQLWRLDRITGPTSVVEDATALLTGSAYNQLSISDRPCGGRHYSDVLENGSQRSLVYSYFEDLVHCDSVPTITNRYINGALLFEITRQENTERWRILMEDDKKVGMLYDTLRGVLQDGLSFHFDHVGDAAGPLLTLFDSVSVRPEQSRVLELAAEKGYYETPRETTLDDIAAELDWPRSTVSYRLRQAEAALVEAYISTM comes from the coding sequence ATGCGGGAGTTTGTCTTCGAGATCCGGTACAACGACGGCGTCGACGAGCTAATGGATCTGTTCATCGAGACACCGGAAGCCCGTTCGACGACGTTCCTCTGTTCGATGGGGAACGCGCAACTCTGGCGGCTGGACCGAATAACGGGCCCCACTTCTGTCGTGGAAGACGCGACGGCGCTGTTGACGGGGTCGGCGTACAATCAACTGAGTATCAGTGACCGCCCCTGCGGCGGCCGCCACTACAGTGACGTGCTCGAAAACGGCTCCCAGCGCAGTCTCGTCTACAGCTACTTCGAGGATCTCGTCCACTGCGACTCGGTGCCAACGATCACGAACCGGTATATCAACGGCGCACTCCTCTTCGAGATAACCCGGCAGGAGAACACCGAGCGCTGGCGCATCCTCATGGAGGACGATAAGAAAGTCGGGATGCTGTACGATACACTGAGGGGCGTCCTTCAGGACGGACTCTCTTTTCACTTCGACCACGTAGGCGACGCGGCCGGCCCGTTGCTTACCCTGTTTGACTCAGTTTCTGTTCGGCCGGAACAGAGCCGGGTGCTCGAACTGGCTGCCGAGAAGGGCTACTACGAGACGCCACGCGAGACGACCCTCGACGATATCGCGGCGGAACTCGATTGGCCGCGCTCGACGGTCTCGTACAGGCTGCGTCAGGCCGAGGCGGCACTCGTCGAAGCGTACATCTCGACGATGTGA
- a CDS encoding sulfurtransferase: protein MSAHRNQPQRIKNALVTPEWLEHRLETVASDSPDLRLVEVDLNTDFYAEAHIPGAVSIDWRRHLQHETRRDIPSKAALADLLGTRGITDQSTLVLYGDSSNWFAAHLYWMLTYYGHEDIYLLDGGRRHWLESGRPTSESVPSYTPRSYRPGGPYEHVRAYRHDVHRALSKPTALVDVRLPEEYDGTILAPPGMTESAQRGGHIPGAVNIVWSENLRSDGRFKSLEALRRLYCEYDIDSDRDIIVYCRIGERSSLTWFVLSELLGYSSVRNYDGAWTEWGNLVAVPVTTDRT, encoded by the coding sequence ATGAGTGCCCACCGGAATCAGCCACAGCGGATCAAGAACGCGCTGGTCACGCCAGAATGGCTTGAGCATCGGCTCGAGACTGTCGCGTCTGATTCGCCGGACCTGCGACTCGTCGAAGTCGACCTTAACACCGATTTCTATGCTGAAGCGCACATCCCCGGTGCGGTTTCGATCGACTGGCGACGACACCTCCAGCACGAAACGCGACGCGATATCCCATCGAAAGCGGCGCTCGCAGACCTCCTTGGCACACGTGGCATCACGGACCAATCGACGCTTGTTCTCTACGGAGACAGCTCGAACTGGTTTGCGGCGCACCTGTACTGGATGCTCACCTACTACGGCCACGAAGACATCTATCTCCTCGATGGGGGCCGGAGACACTGGCTTGAGTCGGGGCGACCGACGAGCGAGAGCGTCCCGTCGTACACGCCACGGTCGTATCGGCCGGGTGGCCCGTACGAGCATGTGAGAGCGTATCGACACGACGTGCACCGAGCACTGTCCAAGCCGACCGCGCTTGTCGATGTCCGGCTTCCCGAAGAGTACGACGGGACTATCCTCGCACCGCCGGGGATGACGGAATCCGCGCAGCGAGGCGGGCATATTCCCGGCGCAGTGAACATCGTCTGGTCCGAGAATCTCCGCTCTGACGGTCGATTCAAATCTCTCGAAGCACTCCGTCGGCTCTACTGCGAGTATGATATCGACAGCGACCGCGACATAATTGTCTACTGCCGGATCGGCGAACGATCGTCGTTAACGTGGTTTGTGCTGTCTGAACTTCTTGGTTATTCCTCGGTCAGAAACTACGACGGGGCGTGGACTGAGTGGGGGAACCTCGTTGCTGTTCCCGTGACAACTGACCGGACGTAG
- a CDS encoding cytochrome oxidase: MFESEVPQRETESVDHDAFDPVGTGLLLVLYFVVISLMWLFMYFVEFLGNGPSVVG; encoded by the coding sequence ATGTTCGAGTCCGAAGTCCCACAACGCGAGACGGAGTCGGTCGACCACGACGCGTTCGACCCGGTCGGGACCGGACTACTGCTCGTGCTGTACTTCGTGGTCATCTCGCTGATGTGGCTGTTCATGTACTTCGTCGAATTTCTCGGGAACGGGCCGTCGGTGGTGGGATAA